In the genome of bacterium, the window AAATACGTCCCACGGATTTAAATGATTTTGTTAAGGGCCGATGGAACACAACAAAAACCCTATAGTTCTCACTTCTCGCACTGCCCTGCTGGTTACGCTATGAAATTAAAAGAAAGACCAAAACACTTATATAAACCACCGATATCGGTATCTTCGCCTACAAAAGCCGTCTCCATGCTGACTTCAAAGGCAAAACGCGGTGAGTTCCTGACCTGCCTCTATTTAAGTGAGAACCATGGACTATTGAAATCAGTAACCCTTCCGTTTTCAGGGAAATCTACTCCTGGAACAAAGAGATTTTTTAAGTCTGCACTAGATTTACGCGCCGCCGGAGTGATCTTCCTTCGATATTCTAACAACATCAATCCACAGCCAAGCGAAGCAGATAAAGCAATATTACGGCAATTACTTGCCTTTGCGCAGGAAATGCCACTTAGAGTTAAAGACTTTATCGTGGTCACGGGGAAAGGGCACTTCAGTTTTTCAAACACCTACCTCGGCACACGGAAGGGTTATAGTTATAGTGCGGAGCACCAGCAGCTTTCATTGTTCAATTTAACAGAACCGAGCCCAAAGGCAGAAATTAAAAGCACCCACACCCCTCAGCCAATCAAGACAAAAAGCCAGGAAGGCTTTTTTGAAATACAAAACAGGCGTTTCCTCGGCAATAAATTTAGACTTTTGCCTTTTATTGAGGCCGTTGTAAACAGAAAATGCGGTGATTATAAAAGCTTGTGCGATATATTTTCCGGCACAGGCGTAGTAGGGGCCGGGTTTAACCGCAAAAACATAAAGGTCATTAGCAATGATGTCCTCTACAGCAACTATGTTTCTCTACAAACCTTCTTGGTCACAAAAGACTTAGACCCCATAGTCCTTAAAACAAAAGTCGAGCACCTCAACAACCTGGCAGCCGATTCCGATAATTATTTTTCAGAGAACTACGGCAACACTTTCTTCAGCCTAGAGAATGCAAGGAAAATCGGAAAGATCCGAGAAGAGATTGAACATATATCCGAGACACAAGAGGAAAGAAATGCCCTTATCACCTCTTTAATATACGCCACGGACAAGGTAGCCAATACAGTCGGGCATTACGATGCTTTTAGAAAGAACTTAGATGCGATACGTCCAATAAGACTCTTAACGCCGGCAATAGATACCGCCGCAAACAAAAACAATGAGGTTTATAATGAGGATGCGAACACCCTGATCAAAAAAATAGCGTTTGATGTCCTATACATGGACCCGCCTTATAACTCTCGGCAGTACTGTGACGCCTATCACCTTTTGGAGAATCTTGCTACCTGGAGTAAACCCGAGGTATTTGGAAAAGCT includes:
- a CDS encoding DNA adenine methylase, giving the protein MKLKERPKHLYKPPISVSSPTKAVSMLTSKAKRGEFLTCLYLSENHGLLKSVTLPFSGKSTPGTKRFFKSALDLRAAGVIFLRYSNNINPQPSEADKAILRQLLAFAQEMPLRVKDFIVVTGKGHFSFSNTYLGTRKGYSYSAEHQQLSLFNLTEPSPKAEIKSTHTPQPIKTKSQEGFFEIQNRRFLGNKFRLLPFIEAVVNRKCGDYKSLCDIFSGTGVVGAGFNRKNIKVISNDVLYSNYVSLQTFLVTKDLDPIVLKTKVEHLNNLAADSDNYFSENYGNTFFSLENARKIGKIREEIEHISETQEERNALITSLIYATDKVANTVGHYDAFRKNLDAIRPIRLLTPAIDTAANKNNEVYNEDANTLIKKIAFDVLYMDPPYNSRQYCDAYHLLENLATWSKPEVFGKAKKMDRAHLKSGYCLKAAPILFRELVENANCKHILVSYNNTGDSRDGRSNARISDNEIFRALSSRGTVEIFTQDYKAFTAGKSEIPDNAERIFYCKVNR